The Apis cerana isolate GH-2021 linkage group LG2, AcerK_1.0, whole genome shotgun sequence genomic sequence CCCTTGTAACGCGAGGCCAACGGTTTGTGCGGTCCATGAGTGCTCTCCGCCTGCTCTTTGGCTTCCGTAAGGAAGTCCCCAGTCACGTGATTGTAGATATCCGCCTTCTTGTCCTCCTCCTCTTGAAGGGCTTCGCAGCGGCGGCGGTATTCCTGTTCCTCTGCCTATCGTTGGAAGGGGAAAAACGGAGCCGGTCATTCGACCAAAACGTACGTCCAACGGAGCGTGACagctcgaaaagaaaaaaaaagtcaaggACGGGAACGCGTGGAAAGAGATGGGGAAGCGACTGGACGATCGTTCGCCGTATTATTATCGAGACTCGTGAGTCGATGACGTCACCAAGTTTGCTCATCGACCGTATAGCAGCCTCGCCATCACTGTAAACGGTGTTCACCTTCGGCGAAGGTTTATGTTAACTGTGTGTGGATCGTGTTCAGGACTCGTGTTAAGCGACCGAGTAACAATGATTCGCTCATCGACACGGTGACACAAGGGGAATATCATCAGCGACCAGAACAGAACACTCGTATCAAGAATAACGAGATTTTGTTACCGTTGAACTTTGACATTTCACGGTTCAACGTCATTGGCTCGTTCGTGACAAGAGGCTTACGAGAGGgagattttaaatcaattaatacgATGGAGAGTCATCGAgcgttaattatattatgaattttcacTTTCTCGTCGTACACGAGTATCGACACCAACACGCAAACAACTAGGAGAGTATCAAGGGTCAGAACAAGGTTTGTGCTCGATTTCTATTCGTGTGAAAAGATTCGATTTTCCTTCACGTATGGAAAATAGAATTGTCAGATAATAAGattcttatctttttcttgCAGTTTCCGAAACACGCAGTTCCCGGATGTGTGATCAAAGGATTAAATGGAAGAAAGCCTTACCATGGCTTGATTAAATCGTGCGGTGGCTTCGTTCAACTTTCGACGACAATCTTGTTCCATCTGAGCTATCTTCATGGCATGCCTGTCTCTGGAGAGGATGGCTGCTTCCTGGGCTTTCTTGAATTCCTTCCGTTCGCTCTCGGCGGACAGATGTTCCTGCATTTGTTTTTCGATCCACCACCtcatctcttctttcttcgccTTCGCCTTTTCCTTAAGATCATCCTCCTCGCTTTTTAATCTGCATggtttttggaaaattaaatattttaacgaaattatcgGTGAGAAATGGAATCAATCGTGACAATAATTACAGCTCGCCGAAGGATAGATCGCGATCGCCTTTTTTCGACAGTTCGCATTCCTGGCGTTGTTGATACTGCTGTCTATAATGCTCGATCTCTTTGTGGATTTTTCGCTTTTCCTGAAATATCAATCACAGATAAAACATGTTTAAAAAGTTTCACTAAGAAAGACGAAAAGAACAACCAAGCAGACGGATGAACGTaagaatctttaatttaatgatgttGCAAAAAACGATTAATCATAGCGGCTGCTTTTCCgccaataattaacaatttaccTCTTCTTGTTGTTTCTCCAATAGCAAACCGATCTTACAACTTTGAAGCAAAATCTCGTCGAGTTCGGATTCTCGGGCTTCTTCCAGTTCACGTTGCTGCTTCTTTTCCTCGACCTGTTTGTCCAAGAATTCCTTGTCTATCTGCGGACGTTATAAAAATCGTTATCGGACGTTTCTCGACGATAATGAATCACAATACATATCGTTCTTTCGCGTGcggattcttttttatcatttcacaCGAATGCACACGAATCGATCGTATAACACGCTAACAAATCTATCTAAGTGTCACGATTTAAAACACTTTGTCCCCACGAGACTTACCCCGATTTTCCTGAATCGTGCATTGAAAATCCGTTCCTTTCTCTCTGCCTCGATCTGCCGCCTGCGTTGAACGGCTGCGGCCAGTTTCAGCTCCTCTTTGGTCGCGGTTTGAAACTTCAGCATCGTGCCAAAATTTGATCTACGCGAGGACGAACGTAACCAGAGCCCGAGTGTGAGCTTAGCCACGAAAGCCGCAAGAATCACGTGGAATTCGTTACCATGGAGCGTTTGGACGATAAACGCGTTACTGCCTCGTCGCAAAATTTAACACACAATCTTTCCCATCGAAATAGAACTCGAGAATTCCCGTTTATCGatcaagaagaatttttttcttttttgtaattctttaTCCACTTATccaaatcgatcgatcaataaGATTAATCGCCGTGGTTATAATCAAGAATTCaagatgatgaaaatatttaattgacatACATTCGATCGAATTGTTAAGGATATTTGCATGAAAGAGTCACGTGAAGAACAGCTGTTGAAAGCGTAAACATGTGTCGTGCTATCTGTTGATTCGGCGAAAGTCATTACGGATGATTCGTGACTTTGCGTATTATCATGGTTCGATGTAGACGCGTGTATCGATCGATGTAAAGCTTGTAACATAGATAACCGTAGCAATTGCTGCGCGGTTCAGACGGGTATAAAAGAACGAATTTAGTCGCcttccttttatttctttgtgagGACGTTCGTTTCGCATGACACGGTGACTCAGTGACGACGAGTCGCTTCGTTTTCTTTAACAATGAGAACTCGGTAACGAGAACACGAATCGAATATATGCATTACACTTGAGAATCGGTGTCGAACATACGTGGAAATCgtcgtttattaaatattcttgacTCAAGCCGTTTTACGCAAATCGCAAGAAGCTCGAATAAATCGTTGTGAAAGGCAAAGCCTCTTTACTGCTTCCAG encodes the following:
- the LOC107996787 gene encoding RIB43A-like with coiled-coils protein 1: MLKFQTATKEELKLAAAVQRRRQIEAERKERIFNARFRKIGIDKEFLDKQVEEKKQQRELEEARESELDEILLQSCKIGLLLEKQQEEEKRKIHKEIEHYRQQYQQRQECELSKKGDRDLSFGELLKSEEDDLKEKAKAKKEEMRWWIEKQMQEHLSAESERKEFKKAQEAAILSRDRHAMKIAQMEQDCRRKLNEATARFNQAMAEEQEYRRRCEALQEEEDKKADIYNHVTGDFLTEAKEQAESTHGPHKPLASRYKGMTADELKVFREAQARQLKEMKEMKIEEKRRDEEWDRLMTTQAEIADSYQREIDRKKAEIKKKIAKENLELAEQQKSHQEYLNCVLYKNKATAAFYEQFNKDAR